CGGGAGGACGTGCAATCGCTTGGATTTTGCATTGGATTTTTCCCAATGATGTGGTGCAATGTATCCGGGCTGCAATTCCACCATCACGATTTCAGTTCCAGCCACTCGGCAGCCCTCCAATTCCGAAAACTGTTGTAGGCCATTTCGAACTTCCATATTGGGACAAACTGTCGAAACAAGAAGtcaatcaacaaaataaaatcttaatTGAATATATGTCTCAGCAGAAGACTGAATGGATAAAAACATGTCGTCTATACCAAAACTATAGtaccttctttctttcgaaGAGGCTGGTGGGCGTCGATGGACGAACTGGGAAGATCCAGCATAGCAGGGACGAGTAAAGAGGTGGTCACGTTAAAAAGAAccaagaaaatgacaaaagtggcaaaaacatgttgaaaaacaaatcttaACACTGCAGGCAATCTAGAGTTAGATATTTCAAGTTGTGTAGGCTCCCACTTTTGTTTAACGTCTAGAAAATACTTGACAGCTGTCATGAATGAGGTTCCTGCCACTACTGATGGTTTATCCTTCTAGCCTAGGTTGTTACACCGAGTCGTTAGGAACGATCACTATTGATGGGCGCAAATAATGCCGAATATCGGACGATTGCTTCACACTCTCTTATTTCAACAGGGACTGTTGCATGAAGTCCATGATGTAGACTTTGCCgaaaaacatggaaaaacTTGCACAAATGTCTTTTGCAAGAGACTTGAATTTTGGAATTAAGAAGTAGTCTGTTGCATAGACATCATATTAGTTAATTAATGTTCTTCCCTTTCTAGGAAatacaataataaaacaattaaacaaacatACCATAGCTCTTCCATTTGCTAGCAACTAGAACTCAATTCCATCTCAAGTATACACTCTGCTTCTCCTCATCTGTGTCATATGTTACTTATTCTTGCATGGTAATTCctggaatacaaaaaaaaaaattttagaataCACCTAAATCCTTGGCCACTTCACaagacttaaataaaaatgctaaattgaaaaaagattcaagaacaagaagaaaaatctcttCTTCAATCAACCGCCAGCTTGAATCACCTGTTAACTGTTGTGTAATTGTGTTAGCCCTGTAATTCCTGTGTTAACACTTAGCAATCAGctgtaaaaacaaagaagcCATCTTACGGCTGTCGGGAAGATTTCCAACAGTTAAACATGATTTCTTTTAgggctttttaaaaattggcgATAAATTACTGAcatatttaattaatagtTATGGACTTCTAGATattagaataataaataacatagataaacaaaacaaaaaacaaatttactcCTGCTGGTCCCCCTGGATTTCTTTATCTCCCCCAGCTTACCTTGAAATCAACCAACGATTTCTTTATCACCCACACGTTAAACCAGGTAAAACCTTGAATCGTTTGTCTAGTTTCACAGGTAAAAACCTTGAGATTGACCTTCTTCCAAATTTGTGGCCTTCATTCTCCATTTAAAAGGCTGGCCATCCAACGTTTCTTCATCAGTCTACCTTCCGTAGCTGATCGAGAGAGTACCGCACATTCTCTTGGCCAACTATGGGTTGTCGGTTGGGCCTTgttcttttatattcttgtCCTGTAGTTGATCAAATGGAATCTTCAATTTACGATGCCATTTGATCAACTACAGCCAGGatataaatgaatttttttactgaacaTAGCGCATTATTTAAAACTTGttaattatttctaaaatttcttcaaagtgtaaaaaaaaatgtacaaactCAATCTTTCTTTGATTGATATAccgacagaaaacaaaaatcctaaAAAATTTATGAGTGAGACCACCCACACACCAAACGTCAGTTTAACTGACGATATCTAAGTCAAGATTACTGGAATCTTGTATCTCGCTAACAGCGAATAACTCCAGCTCGGAAGCAGGATAGTGGTAGATGCCACTAgggttttcatttcaaattggggtacacaaagaaaagggaaaatatagATTTAACTGGATTCGTACACGGGACTCTCAAGCGTGGCAGATGATTGCTGTACCACTTAACTACAAAAGTTGCTGAAAACATTACTATATTATCAAACAACTTTCAGGCACATCCCAGAAAAAATATATGATCAACTTTCGCAAATAGTTCATACCGAATGTGCGACCATGGTTTAATGGTTATGGCACCTAGTGTTGATACGAAAGGTTCCGGATGCAATTCCTACCCCCCAATGTTTCCCCATGTCGGTCTGTATAATACAACCCCTGCATGGACTAACTACTAGCAGTAGAAATCCAAATCTTACTCacttctaaaagaaaaacaaaccctGAGATTAACAGTTCAGAATAAGCCAGATCGATTACCTACCGTAAGCCGTGGGACAATCTTGTACGCCGTTGTACCAGAGCGTTGACTACTGCTGTAATAGACCGGTATGAAATATGGCGAACCCATGAATGGAaaaccttttgttttcttattggcACGACAGTCGtgaatttcagcaatctcTCATCAGTTTCCGCCGAGAAAGTCCATGGAACAGTGGGTGGGATTATCCTGGAAGTGTAatggaagtttatttttatgcaaaCAATTATCAAACAAGCTTGtaaagaaagcaaaaaatagcaatacctcaaatcaatcaatcttgGATTGTTCTATAAATCAGAACTCAattgggggaggggggggggatcacCGCCATTGCCTGGCAGCATTCTCTCGTTGTCCACAAAATAGatagcagcaaagaattggatctgaCGAAGGCTTCAACATTTTGCAGATTCAAACATGGCTGCAGCTGGAACTAACCTGGAAGTAGAATAAACGGTTTTTTATactaataatattcaaacaagctTGTAGACAAAGCAAgaaatacctcaaatcaatcaatcttaGATTGTTCTAAGTCAGAACTCAATTggaggagggagggggggggggatcacCGCCATCGCCTGGCAGCATTTTCTCATTGTTCGCAAAATAGatagcagcaaagaattggatccGACGAGGGCTTCAACAAATTGCAGGTATACCTAACGGCAACGGAGGATCTGACGAAAAGTAATCGGAAATGTAAAGATCAATAATCTCACTGTAACAACAATATAAACTGTTTCTATgtaggaaataaaaaacattattgaataaaaattaaaaacaaatctcgtctaatttttctaaaatgtcGTTTCATTCCATTCATTCATAAGAGATAACTTCATATAAGagataacaaacaaaaggcATGACCAACAGGAGAAGATCTTTTGAGctaaattttgacatttatgGCAGAGTTCGCCAGATAGACCCACTTCTGCAGTCCCCTTATATACGAAATGTTAAGATAACCATTTTATCACTAATTAATCTACCTTTTTCTGATAGGCCTTGTGATGAGAATTGCCATCTTCTGCAACAGATCCCGGCTGATAAATGTGTTCCATTTGCATTGATCCTATCTGAGAAAGGAAtccaacaaaattatttaaaaaaatacaaatcaaaacaaaacagttcaataattaaaaatttatacttgaaataaaattgcacCTAATAcatataatacaaaaaaaatgcttttttattcttttttgtctatCCAACTTATGAAAACATATTCAGCGGTTTAAGCAAGGCCATTACTGATTTGTTTAAGTCTTAAAATATCTTTGTTGATCATGTCGCATatgtgaatgaaaaaagaaaatcgtaaGAATATAGCCGACTCGGTACTAAATTCTCTGACACTGTTGTCATCGAAataattttgacaaaaatcaacAGAACCGCAGAACTCCAACCACTATCTGGTTACCAAAGCACGATAAGATtgctttagaaaaaaaatacgcataaaataaattcataaaatttttttttttttaaataacatgcAGGGCTATCAGGTTCACAATTGGCAATATCATAATTTTCACATGTACGTTTGACACctggaataaatatatataaacaaaaaattcgatGCAATCAGAGGCAATTCTAACTTGCACACCACGTTTCTCGAGTCAggtttaaatgttaaaatgaCGACGGATCAAATATTTAAAGGCAAGTTTCATTTACGTTATTTTAGACTAGCTGTTTcaataagaaattcaaacgTATCTTAATGGCAAAAACTTGATACAAATGCTGAAAACCACGTTCCTTCAATAAAAACACGCACCACCAATCACATGACAATTGACCAATATCGTTAGGACACATCAGACCGTTGGGACACGACACCGATGTCATAGCTCCGTTAAATTGCATTGCAAACGAGTCTTGTTTGCATACGTTTGGAGGTCTTCGTCGAGAGAACATTAGGGCAAAACCAGTTGGCTGAAAAAGGTAActacattcagaaaaatgcaAGAATTTTAAGTAATTTAGGGCATTTACCTCTATTGTTTGTTGTTAATCAAGTTGTAATGGAAGGAACTTCTTCATTACAACTTGATTTGAGTTGTTTTTTAAGTAATTTAGGGCATTTAcctttcttgtttgttgttaaTCAAGTTGTAATGGAAGAAACTTCTCCATTTAGAAAACTTCTCCATTTCTCTATTAAGAAACTTCTTCCTTCTCCTCGTAAATGCCCTAAATTACTTAAAATTCTTGCGTTTTAAATAGTTTATCACATTTGCAATATTATCTATACTAGAATAACAAGATGGGATTCGTCACTGTTGTGATTCAACTGGCATTATTGTTCGTATTTTCAATAAACTGTGAAAATACGACCGCCGTTGATTACCCATTGAACcaagaattatttttgaagaaaatcgatacGGAATGCCTAGCATACCGCTACGTTCCATGCCGCAAGAGTTCCATGACACCCATGGATGTTATTTTTcaagatgaagaaatgaaTGATCCGAATTCATCCAAATCGAACATCACCATCAAGTATGATTTTCAATGCATTTCCTATCAAATAATTCCGTGCGAAAAGGATTCGAAAAATGTGATCCTCAAAGTCTTAGATCAACAAGAGCGACTTCGAACAACAAGATCAATTTACAGCGAACTTCTACAAAATTGCCAAGAGACCAAAAGTTCCGATCTGTCTCTCCTGGCAACAGAATCCTACTGCTTAAAAAGTCAATCAACGGACAGTGAAATTTCTCAACTCATTGCAATtgaaaatatgcaaatttgtaacgagaaagaaaaaattataaccCAACAGCTGAACGTGATTGAAAACGAGAAGTTTGTCCTGCAAAGAGACAAAATAGCCTTAACCGAAAGAGTGAACCAATCTGAAATCGCAAGTAAAAGATCAGCTGAAAATTTGGAAGTGTGCAAAGGACTGGCCGCTAATTTAACCATACAATTGGCTGATTGCGAAAATGGGGATGTGAAAGCAAAGGAGAAAATCAAACCAgcaaacggcacgaaaaatcAGTTGGGTCTACGTGAGGAATTCAACGACGAAACCACGgcaaacggcacgaaaaatcTGCTGGCCCTACGTGAGAAATTCAACGACGAAACCAAGCTCATTTATAATTACATCGCTAAAGCGTTCACCGGTACTCCTTTTTCGGGAAGTTTGGACAATTACACCTTTTACCAAATGGGCCGTAAGAGAATCATACCAAAACCGAATATCCAACCACTTGCGCCCCAAAACGGCACAGTTTTCAACGATGTCACATCAATTACATACAACCTCACGATTCCATCGTGCAAGAATTCAGCAGACAGTCAAAGCGTTTTTATTGCCGTCGTATCTGCACCGGAAAACTTCCAAAACCGTGAAAAAATTCGACAAACGTGGAAAAATCATGTCCACTTGGTCCAAAGAAACGGTGTGCTGGGCACGATTTGCACGATtgaatttgcttttgttttaggACCAACAAAAGATGAATCAATCCAAAACAGTATTATAGAAGAAAGCACAAAATATAAGGACATCATTCAGATTTCAGAAATGGAAGAGTTTCCAAGTCATATGACGATGCCCGGAATTATCAATTGGATTTACTCTCGCTGTCCCCAAATCGAATTTCTATTCAAAGTCGAAGATGACATGTATGTCAACGTACACAAACTAGCATACTATATTCGAGACTTTTACGATTTCGGCAATAATGCCAACATGGCCATTTACAGTCAGAAAGTGGATGAGAGTATTAACAAGCAAAACAAGCCCAAGCCCATGAGAAGTATGCATGCCTAAGACCAAagcaaattattttcccttgaATTTTAAACATAATCGATTTCTTTATTCAAAGGTGGAGACAAGATGGTGGCGTTAGATGAGTGGCCATGGGATACGTATCCGTATTACTTTGATGGACCTGCCTATTTGATGCATAAAAGTACCATCCTACCACTATTGGCGGCCATTCAAACAACACCTGCCTATTTCTTAGAAGATGTCTACATAACCGGAATTTGTGGCGATAAAGCGGGACTTGTTAAGAAAATCGGCGGAGGTGTACCAATGTAAGTTTTCTCCATAAGCGCAAAATAATTTCGCTTTAGTTTTTCACTCTATCAAATTATAGTCAGTATAATCCGATCGTTAATTTTGCTGCTCAATACTAATAATTCTTTGCATCATCCTATTCAAAATATAGCATGTGGCCATGGTCATCGAAGACTGTGAACAATACATGCGACGTGAACATGTTTCTATCCTGGAAGAATACGGTATCTTACATAGCCCACAAGGAAATAGACGCATTCTACGGCGGGAGAGCTCCGGATCCTAGTTGCGATTACAAGAAAAGcgaaaatttcccatttttccgtTTCCCTTGAAAAGTGAACTTTActaattactttatttttactattaccatattttttccttatatctttttattcttttgatcaTTCTTGAATTAAGTGTGCtgtggattttattttttgggtttaaaaaaatatacttacTCTtggcaatttgaaaaaaaaaaaaatgttgacgtCATCCCTGAAATATGACTATCAGCACGCTCTGCTGTTGGCATTGAAGCAACGCCAAACCGATTGTTACTTTACTCATGTTTCTAACTGGTATGGAGCGAAAATAGCGtgacttttttaatttcgataAACTTCGGAAGTGACATCACTCTTTTTACCGAGCAATTGACAAATCTATAACAGctacgaaaaataaaaaatctttaaacGAATTACGACacccaaacaaacaaaagataaagAGAATGAATTAAAGCGCAACGGAAAGGGAacgtttcttttaaattttcaaatatcatCGATTACTTAAGCTGTGGAGTACGTCTCCTTATTACTTTAACGGgcgacgagaaaaaaaaaatgtgattttacCCAAAACCCCGacaattttacatttttcctgtGTTCAGAATTACTTCTATAATAGAAAAGCATtccaagataagaaaaaatttacctaACCCCCCGATGAAATGCAATTTGATATCAGATCAATAAAGAAGCATAACTCCCAGTGTTCGCCCTTTTTTTGCTACAATGAATGGTTCGcatctttatttcttcttttattgctGTCCAATTTGAGCTATTCCCCTTCCGTTAATAAACCGCATTCGAACGATAACGGATTGTGTTATACAATCAATCAAGAAAATGCCAACAACGACGAGACAAGCTGCTATCTTATATGATACAGCTGCAAGAAAATTCGATCGACAACTGTTTGCACCGCACTCGAAGCAGTAAAAATTTTAGTAAAAACCCGTTAACTAACTAACTAGCGTGTGGGTAGTGTAAAAGTGTACGTGCTTATAGTGAGATAACctgcaaaaagaaatgtcaaagGTAGGCTATGAAATAAATATCTCGTGTCCTATCCTTAAgtcgaacaaaacaaaattcaatcaaaggGAAGCGCTGAAAAAGACCCCGAGAAAGACCTTGAAAAGCCTGCGTATGTCTACAAGTGCATGGTTTGCTCAGGTGACCCGTTACCCCAGAGACCAAAAGAATTGCAAAAACGATTTACTTTGTTAATATGAAAAGttcacagtaaaaaaaaaagtgccgaacTCTTGATAGAAACACAGCAAATATTTCATCGGCCTTTTAATATCTCAACatgaaaaccagaaaaaagggGTCTCTCTAACCAGATATGAGCATCTTTAAACGCGGTCTAATGATGCTGGAACCTCAGCTGAAACAGAAGAACAGAAAATAACTCACCTTGCAAATTCAGGGACAAAGACCAACAAAGGCCATTCATCAGGACGATCCTAAACATCTGTCCAGGCCACATAATGAAGATCAGGCTTGAGAGCATGTGGTACGGAGCAGTGGAATTATGTTCTTTCATCCTAAATGAGACGATATGGGTTCAAATATTGTTACAGAAACGGCGAGGCtacaaaatttggttgaaTTATGAAATCAATAATTCACTTATGTAAACATTTTACCAATTAACCAGCATTTATCAAGCAGCAACTTGCAGCAACTCAGAAACAACAGCTGCCGTGAATGACTTGGACAATCAGAAGTCGTTTTACAAGTACTACAACTAGGGAAAAAACTTATCAATTAATTGCCATGTAACAAAGACTAAGTACTTCACCAGTATTTTTGAAGCAGCAACTCAGAAACTCTAGCTGTTGTGTAGGCTATGACTTGCACAAGCGAAATCATTTTACAATCAATCCAACAGTAGGAAAACAAACATAAATTATTTGCAAGGTAGACTAACATTCAATGGAAAGGATAATTAATTACCTTTACGAAGGAAAAATCTCATCATACAATTTTGGTGCCCCTCTCTTCTGGTCTGTATTTCCATCAAGGTCGACTCTAATACATGTCTTTGGAGGATTCACGAGGGAGTCTCTAAATatctgaaagagaaataatgATGAGACTGTATAAGTGGAAAATGacaatgaaatgatttaatttattcaatttcacCAAGCTTTTCTAACTTGACACCATTCACTCCTTCCCAAATGTAAGAAAGATCCCGGAttgcctttcttctttctttttctaacataggaaataaatgttaatataAACTTTATGGAGATTACAAAATCTTTCAACTAATCTTATGTCTAAtttatacaaaacaaaaacaccacATGCAAACTGGATTCAATTTACCAGTAAAATTATGTTTGGGTGATGCCTCGTGGGGTCCACTTCTGAATCAGAATTTTCATGGCTTAATAAAAGTTCAGACAATGTGTTAAATAAAATCTGCACTTCCAATTTGACATCCATTAAACTGTTTAACCCATGAGTTGCACAGCAAATGACATATTACCTGTCTGATTTTACATGAATGATAAATTGTTGTCATCAAAAACCTTCCCCTACATACGAAAATTAGCTCTGCTCCATGCTTTACTTCCCCTTTCCTGTCCCATGTTACTTATTCTTGCAGTCGtgcttctacttcttcttgcAGCTGCAAGCTGCAAAATGCTTATTCCTTTTTGCAATCAGTTCCAAAATTATTCTGTAATGCAATAAGAACATGTTTAGAATATATCCAAATTCTTTGGAACTTCAcacgatttcattttcagttcAACCCTttgagacaacaaaaaaatttcttcttcgatcGAACGCCATGCTTGAATCAGCAGTTAACTGTTAAGTGTTAGCAGACAGCAGACAGCTGCTGTTAGATGATAGTTCGCAATAGCAACAAAGCCATCTGACGGAtgtcagaaaaattttcaaagattAAACTATTCTTTTTGGCGCTGAAAAATTAAACCTACGCAAATCCCCTTGATGACAGTAATTCAACTAACGACACGAGATTAATTAATGCAAGTAATTATAAGTGTAAATTCTTGGTTGATTTTGTagacgaagaagaatgaaCAATCAATAATCACcataaagaaaattcaataacatTCCTGACATGTTTAACTTAATAGTTCTGGAGTCTAGACTTCTAGATATTAGTAGAAAAAATTTACTGCTTATGGTCCCACTGGATTTCTTTATCTCCCTCAGCCGCCCCAAGCTTACCTTGAAATTAACCCAGCAATCTCTTCATCAGCCCCACGTGAAATCCGGTGAAACCTTGAATCGTTTGTTTAGTTTCACAGGTAAAAACCTTGAGATTGACCTTCTTTCTAATTTGTGGCcttcattttccatttaaaagGCTGGCCATCCAACATTTCTTCATCAGTCTACTTTCCGTAGCTGATCGAGAGAGTACAACACATTCTCTTGGCCAACTATGTCGGTTGGGCCTTgt
The sequence above is a segment of the Daphnia pulex isolate KAP4 chromosome 11, ASM2113471v1 genome. Coding sequences within it:
- the LOC124207118 gene encoding uncharacterized protein LOC124207118, with product MTAVKYFLDVKQKWEPTQLEISNSRLPAVLRFVFQHVFATFVIFLVLFNVTTSLLVPAMLDLPSSSIDAHQPLRKKEVCPNMEVRNGLQQFSELEGCRVAGTEIVMVELQPGYIAPHHWEKSNAKSKRLHVLPVIICCGPGALHPASPMGLFNYLFPLNNIRTIKHTRTALSCANRRDLMRSSYH
- the LOC124207111 gene encoding uncharacterized protein LOC124207111, whose protein sequence is MGFVTVVIQLALLFVFSINCENTTAVDYPLNQELFLKKIDTECLAYRYVPCRKSSMTPMDVIFQDEEMNDPNSSKSNITIKYDFQCISYQIIPCEKDSKNVILKVLDQQERLRTTRSIYSELLQNCQETKSSDLSLLATESYCLKSQSTDSEISQLIAIENMQICNEKEKIITQQLNVIENEKFVLQRDKIALTERVNQSEIASKRSAENLEVCKGLAANLTIQLADCENGDVKAKEKIKPANGTKNQLGLREEFNDETTANGTKNLLALREKFNDETKLIYNYIAKAFTGTPFSGSLDNYTFYQMGRKRIIPKPNIQPLAPQNGTVFNDVTSITYNLTIPSCKNSADSQSVFIAVVSAPENFQNREKIRQTWKNHVHLVQRNGVLGTICTIEFAFVLGPTKDESIQNSIIEESTKYKDIIQISEMEEFPSHMTMPGIINWIYSRCPQIEFLFKVEDDMYVNVHKLAYYIRDFYDFGNNANMAIYSQKVDESINKQNKPKPMRSGDKMVALDEWPWDTYPYYFDGPAYLMHKSTILPLLAAIQTTPAYFLEDVYITGICGDKAGLVKKIGGGVPIMWPWSSKTVNNTCDVNMFLSWKNTVSYIAHKEIDAFYGGRAPDPSCDYKKSENFPFFRFP